The stretch of DNA ATGGCCAGAGTGTCTATTAGTGAAGCGGCACGGCTTGTTAAGGTTAGCCGTCCCACAATTTACAAGATGATTAACAGTGGGAAGTTAAGTTACACCTCTGTTGTAAAGCACGGGAAGGCTATTAAAGTTATTGATACTTCAGAGCTTATTAGAGTGTTTGGTTCTCTTGATGGTGTCATCGATACTGTAAAATATGATGTAAAAAGTGACGCAGAATCTACAAGTATTAACAGCGTTGGTTTACATGATTTACA from Klebsiella electrica encodes:
- a CDS encoding helix-turn-helix domain-containing protein, with amino-acid sequence MARVSISEAARLVKVSRPTIYKMINSGKLSYTSVVKHGKAIKVIDTSELIRVFGSLDGVIDTVKYDVKSDAESTSINSVGLHDLQHRIALLEAENDGLKGAVKARDEHIDSLRQAMQLPGHKREPSSPPHSPWWKFWKKS